The following coding sequences lie in one Paenibacillus durus ATCC 35681 genomic window:
- a CDS encoding LLM class flavin-dependent oxidoreductase: MEIGISTFVETSPDVHTGEVMSHAQRLREVVEEIVLADQVGLDVYGVGEHHRKDYAASSPAVVLAAAAAQTKRIRLTSAVTVLSSDDPVRVFQDFATLDGISNGRAEIMAGRGSFIESFPLFGYDLDDYDELFDEKLELLLKIRESEQVTWEGGHRPAIPNLGVYPRPVQNPLPVWIGSGGNQESVIRAGLLGLPLVLAIIGGRPLQFAPLVELYKRAAAKAGHDVSRLPVASHSHGFIAEDTEAAADRFFPSTQAAMNVIGRERGWGHYDRSSFDAARSPEGALYVGDPETVANKIIHLRKNVGITRFFLHTPLGTMPHEDVMRAIELLGTEVAPRVREEISRWEAAGEPRE; the protein is encoded by the coding sequence ATGGAGATAGGCATCAGCACATTTGTCGAGACGTCGCCGGATGTGCATACCGGAGAAGTAATGAGTCACGCGCAGCGGCTGCGCGAGGTCGTAGAAGAAATTGTGCTGGCCGATCAGGTGGGGCTGGATGTGTATGGCGTGGGCGAGCATCATCGTAAAGACTATGCGGCGTCCTCGCCTGCGGTTGTGCTGGCTGCTGCGGCGGCGCAGACGAAGCGAATCCGGCTGACGAGTGCCGTTACAGTGCTGTCGTCCGACGACCCGGTGCGGGTGTTTCAGGATTTTGCCACACTGGACGGCATCTCGAATGGACGCGCGGAGATCATGGCGGGCCGGGGTTCTTTTATCGAGTCATTTCCCTTGTTTGGATATGACCTGGATGACTATGATGAGTTGTTCGACGAGAAGCTGGAGCTGCTGCTCAAGATCCGGGAGTCGGAACAAGTCACCTGGGAAGGCGGACACCGCCCTGCCATTCCGAATTTGGGTGTATATCCGCGTCCGGTGCAGAACCCTCTGCCAGTGTGGATTGGCAGCGGAGGAAATCAGGAATCCGTGATCCGCGCCGGGCTGCTCGGACTGCCGCTGGTGCTGGCGATTATCGGGGGGCGCCCGCTTCAGTTCGCGCCGCTTGTAGAGCTATATAAGAGAGCGGCAGCCAAAGCCGGTCATGACGTCTCGCGTCTGCCCGTCGCCTCGCACTCGCACGGATTTATTGCTGAAGATACCGAGGCTGCGGCGGACCGATTTTTCCCATCCACTCAGGCGGCGATGAATGTGATCGGACGGGAGCGGGGCTGGGGGCATTATGACCGTTCCAGCTTCGATGCCGCGCGCAGCCCTGAAGGGGCGCTGTATGTAGGCGATCCGGAGACGGTGGCGAATAAGATCATCCATTTGCGAAAAAACGTAGGCATCACTCGCTTTTTCCTGCATACTCCGCTTGGTACGATGCCTCACGAGGACGTTATGCGGGCCATTGAGCTGCTGGGAACGGAGGTCGCGCCGCGGGTTCGGGAGGAAATCTCCCGTTGGGAAGCGGCGGGCGAGCCGAGGGAGTAG
- a CDS encoding IS3 family transposase (programmed frameshift), with the protein MEQKKFTAFDKLTILQEIKQGFLGVKAAARKFGVTKNSIVKWRRRYELYGYEGLEVRTHNRTYSAELKLQAVKDYLEGALSQYQIIEKYRIASCTQLANWIKKYNGHSNSFTADSGGTKAMTKGRATTWQERIDIVLYCLANGQDYTKAASHFQVSYQQVYGWVKKYQVGGEEALRDGRGRTKAPEELTDADRYKLAMKKLEYENERLRAEKCFPKKVRGTRKEGTLSSVRQENLYLAIQAVQQEESCSIRLLCAIAGIARSSYYKWLNRKPSGREAENEKLTQSMLHLYEKVERTFGYRQLTLHLRRQMDKPLNAKRVYRLMRLQGIQSVIRRKRKKYANSTPQQVAENVLNRNFKADAPNQKWVTDVTEFKYGNGKKAYLSAILDLHDKSIVSYVLGHSNNNPLVFETLESALQATPESHPLLHSDRGFQYTSLDFKKMLDKAEMKQSMSRVGCCIDNGPMESFWGTLKCEKYYLHTYRTFEELRKDIDDYIHFYNNERLQAKLNGLSPMEFRTKAA; encoded by the exons ATGGAACAAAAGAAGTTTACGGCATTCGATAAATTGACGATCCTCCAAGAAATTAAACAGGGATTCCTTGGAGTGAAGGCTGCTGCTCGGAAGTTTGGAGTCACCAAGAACTCTATCGTGAAATGGCGGCGAAGGTATGAGTTGTACGGTTACGAGGGTCTGGAAGTCCGGACCCACAACCGAACGTATTCCGCTGAGCTTAAACTTCAAGCGGTGAAAGATTATTTGGAAGGGGCATTGTCGCAATATCAAATTATTGAGAAGTACCGGATTGCGAGCTGCACCCAACTCGCGAACTGGATTAAGAAGTATAATGGTCATAGCAACAGCTTTACAGCTGACTCAGGAGGAACTAAGGCTATGACCAAAGGACGTGCAACAACATGGCAGGAGAGGATCGACATTGTGCTGTACTGCCTTGCAAACGGACAAGATTACACGAAGGCGGCAAGCCATTTCCAGGTGTCTTACCAGCAAGTATACGGTTGGGTAAAGAAGTACCAAGTCGGTGGAGAGGAAGCCCTGCGGGACGGCAGAGGACGCACCAAGGCGCCGGAAGAGCTCACAGATGCCGATCGCTACAAACTCGCCATGAAGAAGCTAGAATATGAAAATGAACGGCTTCGTGCGGAGA AATGCTTTCCTAAAAAAGTTAGAGGAACTCGAAAGGAGGGGACATTAAGTTCCGTTCGTCAGGAGAACCTCTACCTGGCCATTCAGGCTGTACAGCAAGAGGAATCCTGCTCCATCCGGCTTTTATGTGCCATCGCAGGGATAGCACGGTCCAGTTACTACAAATGGCTGAATCGCAAACCCAGTGGCCGAGAGGCTGAAAATGAGAAACTCACACAGTCCATGCTCCACTTGTACGAGAAGGTAGAACGGACTTTTGGGTACCGTCAATTAACCCTGCATTTGCGAAGACAGATGGACAAACCGCTTAACGCAAAGCGAGTGTACCGTCTCATGAGACTCCAAGGCATCCAGTCCGTCATCCGCAGAAAGAGAAAGAAGTATGCAAACTCCACACCTCAGCAGGTCGCAGAGAATGTGCTGAACCGTAACTTCAAGGCAGACGCTCCAAACCAAAAATGGGTCACGGATGTCACAGAATTCAAATACGGGAACGGGAAAAAGGCGTATTTAAGCGCCATATTAGACCTGCACGATAAGTCGATTGTTTCCTACGTGCTGGGCCATTCCAATAATAATCCGCTGGTCTTTGAGACGTTGGAGTCTGCCTTACAGGCCACGCCAGAGAGCCATCCACTACTCCACAGCGACCGTGGGTTTCAGTATACCTCTTTGGACTTTAAGAAGATGCTAGACAAAGCGGAAATGAAACAAAGTATGTCCCGAGTGGGCTGCTGTATCGATAACGGACCGATGGAATCCTTCTGGGGGACATTGAAATGCGAGAAGTACTATCTGCATACCTACCGAACCTTTGAAGAACTCCGAAAGGACATTGATGACTACATTCACTTTTACAATAACGAGCGGTTACAGGCAAAATTAAACGGCCTCAGTCCTATGGAATTCAGGACCAAGGCCGCTTAA
- a CDS encoding stalk domain-containing protein, translated as MRRATAMLIVFCMVVISSFTYHPSAAAAKSTEKAPIAVQGALDVEIESLLKAMGQYKTQKVGMYSYYIGKIDGIPVVVSRTEMGMVNAATSTTLLINTFHPRAIINQGTAGGHDEKTHLYDIVVGKELINYINTISPTRKAGEGSKPETWNMMTTDVRDDDDNLMKYKTFKSTPELVEAAMSVQNKYMHGHVYAGTIGSADQFNNEVDRILWTNEVLGMMAEDMETASVAQVANGFHVPFVGIRGMSDAGRHDEHWNPTSGRNAGVWTGEFVVEVIKAIDKQVNFATITQVNGFNLYVNGIKQDVYMLAYKGKALIPIRSLAGVLSGTKASSATFNPKTKSITFKYDMKTATFKTGNSFFLDTQGVKQQVESPAVVVNGKTYVSLDLVSKAFGLETKTEGVDLSITVK; from the coding sequence GTGAGAAGAGCCACAGCAATGTTAATCGTATTTTGTATGGTAGTAATCAGCAGTTTCACCTATCATCCGTCGGCTGCCGCCGCGAAGAGTACTGAAAAGGCCCCAATCGCTGTGCAGGGAGCGCTAGATGTCGAAATCGAATCGCTGCTCAAAGCAATGGGCCAATACAAAACGCAAAAAGTCGGTATGTACAGCTACTACATAGGCAAAATTGACGGAATCCCGGTCGTTGTAAGCCGGACGGAGATGGGGATGGTCAACGCGGCCACATCGACAACGCTGCTTATTAACACTTTCCATCCGCGCGCGATCATTAACCAGGGCACAGCCGGAGGCCATGATGAGAAGACGCATCTGTACGACATTGTCGTCGGTAAAGAGCTGATCAATTATATCAACACGATCTCCCCGACCCGAAAGGCGGGAGAAGGCAGCAAGCCGGAAACGTGGAATATGATGACGACCGATGTGCGGGATGACGACGACAACCTAATGAAATACAAAACGTTCAAAAGCACGCCGGAGCTGGTCGAAGCCGCGATGTCGGTACAGAACAAGTACATGCATGGGCATGTGTATGCCGGGACGATCGGCAGCGCCGACCAATTCAATAATGAAGTGGACCGGATTCTGTGGACTAATGAGGTTCTTGGCATGATGGCGGAGGATATGGAGACGGCTTCCGTGGCTCAAGTAGCGAACGGCTTTCACGTTCCTTTCGTAGGCATCAGAGGGATGTCCGATGCAGGCAGACATGATGAGCATTGGAATCCTACAAGCGGCAGAAACGCCGGTGTCTGGACGGGCGAATTTGTGGTTGAGGTTATTAAGGCGATCGACAAGCAAGTTAATTTCGCCACGATTACCCAAGTAAATGGCTTCAATCTCTATGTGAACGGCATTAAACAGGATGTTTACATGCTGGCTTATAAAGGGAAAGCCTTAATTCCAATCCGCAGCCTAGCGGGCGTGCTCTCCGGAACGAAGGCGTCCAGCGCAACCTTCAACCCGAAGACAAAGTCCATTACGTTCAAATATGATATGAAAACAGCGACTTTCAAAACGGGTAACAGCTTCTTCCTCGATACGCAAGGTGTGAAGCAGCAGGTCGAATCCCCAGCGGTGGTCGTTAACGGCAAAACCTATGTGAGCCTGGATCTCGTCTCGAAAGCATTTGGACTAGAGACGAAAACCGAAGGCGTGGATTTATCTATCACAGTAAAATAA
- a CDS encoding Ger(x)C family spore germination protein, whose product MMRKIGILLLIIAMMPVTGCWSRVELNDLSIVTATAIDKRDDGKYLLTLQIAVPTMLGPAGGSGKSGGGGGSGAGGGGNKPTVIVSEEGETIMDAIRKLQKKLPRRLFFSHSRIIVIGEKQARDGVAPVLDFFVRYRESRLRSFILISEGEAANILSLNAKWEKISAEEIREEEKRHIGLQIYLKDFIHMLLTDGVEPVAAQVMLQRAEVGDGGNSSAQEMNAAISGSAVFHKDKLVGWLDDAETRGVLWLRNELKTSIVTVDVPKEKGGGKISAMAIRATTKIKPILRNNKLKINVEIHMENNLYENSSQLDVSKPKVIQYVEQLLEQDVKKRIELTLGKAQKTFNSDIFGLGTAVYRTYPKAWNREYKDRWDDEFSRVEVDIHPHAKVVRTGLTSKSMIMVEEEHK is encoded by the coding sequence ATGATGAGAAAGATAGGGATTCTGCTGTTAATCATCGCAATGATGCCGGTAACCGGCTGTTGGAGCCGGGTTGAATTAAACGATCTGTCGATTGTGACTGCGACCGCTATTGACAAGAGGGACGACGGGAAGTACCTGTTAACGCTGCAGATTGCCGTTCCGACGATGCTAGGGCCGGCCGGAGGCTCCGGAAAAAGCGGGGGCGGCGGGGGAAGCGGAGCTGGCGGCGGTGGAAATAAACCAACCGTTATCGTATCGGAGGAGGGAGAGACGATAATGGACGCTATACGTAAGCTGCAGAAAAAACTTCCCCGCAGATTGTTTTTCTCCCACAGCCGAATTATTGTGATCGGGGAGAAGCAGGCCCGAGATGGGGTTGCGCCCGTTCTGGATTTTTTTGTGCGTTACCGGGAATCGCGGCTGCGCAGTTTTATTCTAATTAGTGAAGGGGAAGCGGCGAATATTTTGAGTCTCAATGCCAAATGGGAAAAGATTTCCGCCGAGGAGATCAGGGAAGAGGAGAAGCGTCATATAGGGCTCCAGATCTACTTAAAAGACTTTATTCATATGCTGCTTACAGACGGGGTCGAGCCCGTCGCGGCCCAGGTGATGCTGCAACGCGCGGAGGTTGGCGATGGAGGGAATTCTTCCGCACAGGAGATGAACGCTGCTATTTCCGGCTCAGCTGTGTTCCACAAAGATAAACTGGTCGGTTGGCTGGATGATGCGGAGACACGCGGTGTGCTGTGGCTGCGTAATGAATTGAAGACTAGTATTGTGACGGTGGACGTTCCGAAGGAGAAAGGGGGAGGGAAGATCAGCGCGATGGCAATTAGGGCAACAACGAAAATCAAGCCGATTCTCAGGAACAACAAGCTCAAAATCAATGTGGAAATCCATATGGAGAACAATTTGTATGAGAATAGCTCCCAATTGGATGTTAGTAAACCGAAGGTGATCCAATATGTCGAACAGTTATTGGAGCAAGACGTTAAGAAAAGAATAGAATTAACGCTAGGCAAGGCACAAAAAACGTTCAATTCGGACATATTCGGGTTAGGCACCGCCGTATATCGGACCTACCCGAAAGCGTGGAACCGGGAGTATAAAGACAGATGGGATGATGAATTCTCCAGGGTGGAAGTGGACATTCATCCTCATGCCAAGGTGGTCCGCACAGGTCTGACGAGCAAATCGATGATCATGGTGGAAGAGGAGCATAAATAA
- a CDS encoding spore germination protein: protein MGQGTPPNNEMISGKITQDIQLLKAIFDRSTDVVFREFQLGDAQTAALIFLDGMVNTVIVDSDIIRPLLQYGETMLQKSRVSQIGLETLLQNQVITAAQVDSGERIQEALDHILSGDTVLLIDGVNKALFISAKGWGKRAVEEPATEAVIRGPREGFTENLLTNISLIRRRLRTPQLKIEGLQLGQLSKTDVAIAYLEGIADDAIVEEVRKRVNRIDIDAILESGYVEELIEDNSFSIFPQVNYTERPDKIVGNLLEGKVAILIDNTPFVLIVPVTFFEMMQASEDYYQRYVISTLIRMLRYLFLIIALLLPSLYIALLTFHQEMLPTSLLLSAAASREAVPFPAIVEALLMEISFEALREAGVRLPRPVGQAVSIVGALVIGEASVSAGIVSAPMVIIVSITGIASFIIPSYSQAITIRLLRFPMMFLAGTLGLYGVLLGVLFILIHMARLRSFGVPYLSPMAPLHTSDLKDVLVRVPWWGMINRSTEVSKNNTRRMKGALRPRPPKRGG, encoded by the coding sequence ATGGGGCAAGGAACACCGCCAAATAACGAGATGATAAGCGGAAAAATAACACAGGACATACAATTGCTTAAAGCGATATTTGACCGGTCAACCGATGTCGTATTCCGGGAATTCCAGTTAGGCGATGCTCAAACTGCGGCGCTTATTTTCCTGGATGGAATGGTCAACACCGTCATTGTAGATTCGGATATCATTCGGCCTCTGCTCCAATATGGTGAAACTATGCTGCAGAAATCCAGGGTTTCACAGATCGGACTTGAGACTCTGCTTCAGAATCAGGTCATTACCGCAGCGCAAGTCGACTCTGGCGAACGGATTCAGGAGGCCCTAGACCATATTCTGAGTGGAGACACGGTGCTGCTCATTGACGGTGTGAATAAGGCCCTGTTCATCAGCGCGAAGGGCTGGGGGAAGCGGGCTGTTGAAGAACCGGCCACAGAAGCTGTCATTCGCGGTCCAAGGGAAGGCTTTACGGAAAATCTGCTTACTAACATAAGCCTTATTCGCCGGAGATTGAGAACTCCGCAGTTGAAGATAGAAGGATTGCAGTTGGGGCAATTATCAAAGACCGATGTCGCGATTGCGTACCTGGAAGGGATCGCGGACGATGCGATCGTTGAGGAAGTCAGGAAACGAGTGAACCGGATCGATATCGATGCCATTTTGGAGAGCGGCTATGTGGAGGAGTTGATTGAGGACAACTCGTTCTCTATCTTCCCACAGGTTAATTACACGGAGCGGCCCGACAAGATCGTGGGCAATCTGCTGGAAGGCAAGGTCGCCATACTCATTGACAATACCCCCTTTGTGCTGATCGTCCCGGTTACTTTCTTTGAAATGATGCAGGCCAGCGAAGATTATTACCAAAGATATGTAATCTCGACGTTAATCCGGATGCTCCGCTATCTATTTCTGATCATTGCACTGCTATTGCCCTCTCTCTACATCGCTCTGCTGACTTTCCATCAGGAGATGCTGCCAACGTCCCTGCTGCTCAGCGCTGCCGCTTCCCGGGAGGCGGTTCCGTTTCCGGCGATTGTCGAAGCGCTGCTGATGGAAATCTCGTTCGAGGCACTCCGGGAAGCAGGGGTGCGCCTGCCGCGCCCGGTTGGACAAGCAGTCAGCATTGTCGGGGCGCTCGTCATTGGCGAGGCTTCCGTAAGCGCCGGGATCGTGTCCGCGCCAATGGTCATTATCGTATCCATCACAGGTATTGCTTCCTTTATCATTCCGAGCTACTCCCAGGCCATTACCATCCGGCTGCTTCGGTTTCCCATGATGTTTCTGGCCGGGACGCTCGGGCTGTATGGTGTGCTGCTCGGAGTGCTGTTCATTCTGATCCATATGGCGCGCTTGCGTTCGTTCGGGGTTCCTTATTTATCACCGATGGCTCCTCTGCATACAAGTGATCTGAAAGATGTTCTTGTGCGCGTGCCTTGGTGGGGTATGATCAACCGTTCGACTGAGGTCAGCAAGAATAATACCCGGCGCATGAAAGGAGCACTGCGGCCACGCCCCCCCAAGCGTGGCGGTTAG
- a CDS encoding endospore germination permease, which translates to MVDRGKISAGQAGALMFTFLVGSVAVIVPASAASFAKQDGWLTIIFAALIGIMVVLLFTSLGLLFPKQSIIQYSEIILGKWFGKIVGLLYVLYPFYLGSLVIGLFRDYVTITALPRTPPIVVSGPLLCVIAYAVRGGIETLGRVNQLILPYRELLVMFTIILLITEFKWDNLTPFMGQGIIPVVKGSISVAFLPFGETILFAMLLPNISNIQKVMKSYILAIIFGGMLLTIAVLTSILVLGPAIAARLNFPTHEIIKYIEKLGFLTDMDILGVLLWITSGFMKIAVCYYCTVVGLAQWCRLSDYRSIVIPVGILLFIFSIVAYGTIMEDAVFASTIWPFFSFPFVILFPLLMLIIAKVRRLDGREQKG; encoded by the coding sequence ATGGTTGACCGTGGAAAGATTAGTGCTGGGCAGGCTGGGGCTTTGATGTTTACGTTCCTAGTGGGAAGCGTCGCTGTAATCGTTCCGGCTAGTGCCGCTTCTTTTGCCAAACAGGACGGCTGGCTCACCATCATTTTCGCCGCCTTGATTGGAATAATGGTTGTTCTTCTATTTACCAGTTTGGGGCTGTTATTTCCGAAGCAGAGCATCATCCAGTACAGCGAAATCATATTAGGAAAATGGTTTGGAAAAATAGTCGGTCTTCTGTACGTGCTGTACCCGTTTTATCTGGGGTCGCTTGTGATCGGGCTGTTTCGCGATTATGTGACGATAACCGCATTGCCGCGTACACCGCCTATTGTCGTAAGCGGACCGCTGCTCTGCGTAATCGCTTATGCGGTTCGGGGAGGGATAGAAACGCTTGGGCGAGTCAATCAGCTTATTTTGCCTTATCGTGAACTGCTCGTCATGTTCACTATCATATTGCTGATAACGGAGTTCAAATGGGACAATCTGACTCCGTTTATGGGCCAAGGAATCATTCCTGTCGTGAAAGGCTCCATCTCGGTGGCTTTTCTTCCATTTGGCGAGACCATTCTGTTCGCGATGCTGCTGCCCAATATCAGCAATATTCAGAAGGTGATGAAGTCCTATATCCTAGCTATTATATTTGGCGGCATGCTCCTGACGATAGCCGTGCTGACCTCTATTCTCGTGTTAGGTCCAGCGATCGCTGCCAGACTGAATTTTCCCACTCACGAAATTATCAAGTACATCGAAAAGTTGGGTTTCTTAACGGACATGGATATACTTGGCGTGCTGCTATGGATAACGTCAGGCTTTATGAAGATAGCCGTCTGCTATTACTGCACTGTGGTTGGGTTAGCTCAGTGGTGCAGGCTTTCCGACTATCGTTCCATCGTCATTCCTGTGGGTATTCTGCTCTTTATTTTCTCCATCGTTGCTTATGGAACAATTATGGAGGATGCTGTATTCGCATCCACTATCTGGCCGTTCTTCTCCTTTCCTTTCGTCATTCTATTTCCTCTGCTGATGCTGATTATTGCCAAGGTTAGGCGGCTGGATGGCAGGGAGCAGAAGGGATAA